In Fusobacterium nucleatum, the genomic stretch GGTAGGGATTAAACTTCCTCCATAAATTGGTTTTAAATTAGTCTTTTTTAAAATTGCCATTTGAATAGCAGTTATATCACTGTATCCAAAAAATTTCTTTTTGCTTTTTTCAATTTCATCAAAATCTAAATATGGTAATAAGCTTCCTGAATTATAACCTCCTATTACAGGCATCATAATATCTATATCTTTATTTTTTACAAGGTTCATCATTTCCTCTGCTCTTTCCTTTACAGAAGCAGTTCTGTAACCTTGATATCTTTTATCTTTTACTAAATTTCCTTCTACTATTTTAAAACCCATATTTTCAAGTTGTTTCTTTGCAAATAAATATTTTTCTTCAAACCATATATGTGCAGCATTTGCTGGTGCATATACACCTATTACTTTCTTTTCCATTTTACTTACCTCCAAAACATTATATTTTAATAGTAGCCTTAAATCTTAATCTAGTCAATAAATAGTAAATTTTTATTTTACTAATACTTTCACTTTCTTATCTTCAAATACTCTAAATTTTTCCAATAAATAGATAGAAATACAGTTAATTATAAATGATGGTACTATTTCATAAATTACATTTCCTAAACCACTTGTTTTCCAAGCTATAACAGTTATCGTTGCTATTATCATAGACAGCAAAACAGTTTTCCAATGTAAATCTTTCTTATATAATGTAAATAAAATAACTGGTGAAAATACTCCTCCAAAACCTGCCCAAGCATAAGAAACTAATTCTAACACCTTAGAACTTGGATTCATAGCAAGAAAACCTGCTATAATAAATATTACAACAACACATAATCTACCTACCCAAATCATTTCTTTATGAGATTTTTCTCTTTTAACTATATATTTATAGAAATCTTCTGTTAAAGTATTTGATGATACTAAAAGCTGAGAAGATATAGTTGACATTATTGCAGATAAGATTGCTGCAAATAATATTCCTGCTATCCAAGGATTAAATAATTTATGAATTAAGAATATAAATACCTTTTCAGCATCTCCACCCATTTGAGAAACATCTGTAAAAACTCCTATTCCTGTAATTCCAACTGCTATTGCTCCTAAAAGAGAAATGAAAACCCAAATCATAGCTATAAGCCTTGATTTCCATAACTCATCTGCACTATCAATACTCATAAATCTTACAATTATATGAGGTTGTCCAAAATATCCTAATCCCCAACCTAAACCTGATATAATAACTGGCAGGCTTAAAACCTTAGCATATTTAAAAATATTTAATGAAATATTTTTTGCTTCCATTGCAATACTAATTCCATCTATTCCTCCACCATTAAAGTATGCTGCCACTGGCACAACAATTATTGCAAAAAACATCAAACAACCTTGAAAAAAATCTGTCCAACAACAAGCTAAATAACCACCTAAGAAAGTATATATAATTATTGTTCCTCCACCTATTAACACTCCCCATTTATAGTCAATTCCAAGTAATGAATCAAATAACTTTCCACTTGCTACCAAACCTGAGGCTGAATAAATAGTAAAGAAAAATAAGATAACTATTGCAGAAAATGTTCTTATATAACCCTTATTATCATTTAATTTTTGTGAAATAAATGATGGTATAGTAAGTGAATTATATTTTTCTGTTTGTATTCTTAAAGCAGGTGCAACAAACTTCCAGTTAAGATAAGTTCCAGTTGCTAAACCTATAACTACCCAAATTTCTGTAAGCCCACTTAAATATACAGCCCCTGGTAATCCTAAAAGTAGCCAACCACTCATATCACTTGCTTGTGCTGACATTGCTGTTACCCAATACCCAACTCCTCTTTCTCCTAGAACATAAGATTCGTGAGTGGTGGTTTTTGAGTAAAAATATACTCCTATTGCCATCAAAAATATTAAATAAATTCCAAATGTAATAAAAATCTCATAACTTGCCATTTTAAAATAACCTCCCTGAAATAAAAAAACCATTAAGAATTGTCCTAATGGTTATAATATATAAATAATAAAATATTTAAAATAATTTCCCATAGACACAGTCCAAAATATTTACATAACAAATTGGACTTGCATCTAGGTCAGAATAAACTAAATACAAATCCCTCTTAGGGAACTATCGGGTTTAATATAGTTATATTGTAATTAATTAATCCTAACATAAATATTCTATCTCCTTTTTATTTTTATATAGTGTACATTATAGGTTATCTTTTTCTATTTGTCAATAATTTTTTTAAAAATCTTCCCAACCATCAATAGAAGAACTCATATTGTAACTTGTAACTGTTCCTTCAAAGAAGTTAGATTTTACATTACCTTCTCCCTCAGTATCAGCAAATCTTTCCAAGTGTTTATATGGATTTTTATTAAAACCAGAGAATAAAGGCTCCAAACCTAATGATTTTAATCTTTCATTTGCAAGCCATTTTGTATAGGCTTCTGTTGTTTGAGAAGTTATTCCTAATACTCTATTTCCAATTATATGTTCTGTCCAAGCAATTTCTTGTTCAACAGCTGTTTTAAACATAGAATATATTGTTTCAGCTGAGAAGAATTCAGGATAATCATTTTTGATTTCCTTAACTATACTTCTGAAAAGAACAACATGTGATAACTCATCTCTATTGATAAGTCTTATAATATCAGAAGTTCCTACCATTTTATTTCTACTTGCTAGAAGATAGAAAAAGTTAAATCCATTATAGAAATATAATGATTCAAGTAAGTAGTTTGCTATTATAACCTTAGCAAAATTTTCATCTGATTGTTCATCTATGAAATCTTGATATATCTTTGCAATAAAACTATTTCTTTCAAATAATATCTTGTCATCTCTCCATTTATCATAGATTAAATCTCTACTTTGTTTTGGAAGTATAGATTCAATTATATATTGATAAGATTGAGAATGTATAGCTTCTTGGAAAGTTTGTATAGCCAGTAGCATATTTACTTCAGGTGCTGTTACATGGTCTGAAATATTAGGTATATTATTAGTTTGTATACTATCCAAGAAAATTAAAAACGATAATATTCCATCATAAGCTTCTCTTTCAGGTACAGTTAGATTTTCATAGTCATTTTTATCCTGTGTTAAGTCAACTTTTTCTGGTATCCAGAAATTTGCCATCATAGTTCTATATAGTTGATTAGCCCATTGGTATCTAACATTATTTAAGTTAAAAAGGTTAGTTGAATTTCCCTTTATTATTTTTCTTGCATTTAATGTATCATCACCTTCTGGATTAAATAATTTTTTTCTATCCACTACAACTTTCACACTCCTCTTTATCTGAAATATTATTTGTATTCTTTTGAATTGTTCTTATATAGTAGACACTCTTACAGCCTTCTTCCCAAGCAGTCATTAAAGTGTCATATATGTCTTTGGCTTTAATATCTTTATTTAAGTCAAACACCATTTCCATAGATACACCTTGTGTTACCCAAGAACCTATTTTTGCCATTATTTTTACATAACTAATAGGATTTACATTTTTAAATTCTGGATAAAACCAAGCTCTGTCTTTTAAATGTTTAACTGTTCTTGGTATTGCCCCTCTTTGATTTTTCTCAATAAAAAATCTTGAAAATGTTGGAGTTACAGAAGCTGTTGCTCCCATTAATAAAGATGTTGAAGTATTTGGTGCTATCGCTGTTAGCTCTCCATTTCTTAATCCATTAGTTTCAACTAAATAAAAGGCTTCATTCCATTCATCTTTAAATTTAGAGTTAGTGTCATACCACTCTCTTTTCTTACCATAGAATATACCTTGATCCCATTTAGAGCCTTTAAAAGCCTTGTATGCTCCTCTATCTTTTGCCAATAATGCAGAAGCCTTTATTGAATAAACTGCTATTCTTTCAAATATCTCATTAATTTCATTGATAGACTCTTCATAAATCATGTATTCTCTTGCCAAATAATCAGCAAGTCCCATAGCTCCTACACCTATTGTTCTATATAGTAAATTATGCTTATTTGATTCTTTTAATGGTGTTACTGTTAAATCTATTGTGTTATCCAAAGCTCTTACAGCTAAGGCAACATGTTTTTCTAATTCTTCAGAAGTAAGCTCTGCCAAGTTTATAGAAATTAAATTACAAGTATGAATTTCTCCCATTTCACTTTTTCTTATAGATGTATTTCCATCTTCTTCTTCAATAAAATTTATAGTCGGCTTGAAGTTTGAAAAACTTTCCATACATAGATTTCCATTCCCTATCATTCCCATATGAGAATTATGATTTACTTCATTTGCTCTATCTTTAAAGAAGATATATGGCATACCTGTTTCTAGTTGAGTTTTCATTATGCTTTTAAATAGCTCTTTGGCACTTAAAACCTTTTTTAACTTTATATTAGGATCATTCTCTATCTTTTCATATAAATTTTCAAATTCATAGCCATAAAGCTCACAAAGTTCAATTCCATATTTTTTTCTTATTTCATATGGATCAAGTAAAGTCCAAGTTTCATTATTTTTTACTCTTTTCATAAATAAGTTTGAACATACAACTTGTGGATAAATGTCATAAGCCTTTCCTCTTTGGTCTCCATTTTCTGTTTGAAGTTCCAAGAAAGTTTCTATATCCAAATGCCAAGTATCAAGTGCAACTGTTACTGCTCCTGCTCTTCTACCTTGTTGATTTACTGCAACTGCTGTGTCGTTTACTATTCTTATCCAAGGTACAACTCCACCACTTGCATTGTAATATCCATTTACCATAGATCCTTTTGCTCTTATTCTTGAAACATTTACTCCTACTCCACCACCATTTTTACTAATTCTTGCTATTGAATCAATATTATAGAAAATAGATTCTATATTATCATCTATTGCTGTTATAAAGCAAGATGATAAGTTTCCATGAGGTATTCTTAGATTAGCAAGTATTGGTGTTGCTAGTGATAATTTTCTAAGAGATAGTGCATTATAAAATTCTTTTACAATTTCTACTCTTGTTTCTCCCTTTTTTTCATTTAATGCTAACATCATAGATATAGCCATAAATGTTTCTTGTGGTAGCTCATAAGTTTTCCCATCATGTTTAATTAAATATCTATTAACAAACATATTTGCACCAGCATAGTCATAAACCATATCTCTATTTATATCAATTAACTGTGTAATTTG encodes the following:
- the putP gene encoding sodium/proline symporter PutP; this encodes MASYEIFITFGIYLIFLMAIGVYFYSKTTTHESYVLGERGVGYWVTAMSAQASDMSGWLLLGLPGAVYLSGLTEIWVVIGLATGTYLNWKFVAPALRIQTEKYNSLTIPSFISQKLNDNKGYIRTFSAIVILFFFTIYSASGLVASGKLFDSLLGIDYKWGVLIGGGTIIIYTFLGGYLACCWTDFFQGCLMFFAIIVVPVAAYFNGGGIDGISIAMEAKNISLNIFKYAKVLSLPVIISGLGWGLGYFGQPHIIVRFMSIDSADELWKSRLIAMIWVFISLLGAIAVGITGIGVFTDVSQMGGDAEKVFIFLIHKLFNPWIAGILFAAILSAIMSTISSQLLVSSNTLTEDFYKYIVKREKSHKEMIWVGRLCVVVIFIIAGFLAMNPSSKVLELVSYAWAGFGGVFSPVILFTLYKKDLHWKTVLLSMIIATITVIAWKTSGLGNVIYEIVPSFIINCISIYLLEKFRVFEDKKVKVLVK
- a CDS encoding ribonucleotide-diphosphate reductase subunit beta, yielding MDRKKLFNPEGDDTLNARKIIKGNSTNLFNLNNVRYQWANQLYRTMMANFWIPEKVDLTQDKNDYENLTVPEREAYDGILSFLIFLDSIQTNNIPNISDHVTAPEVNMLLAIQTFQEAIHSQSYQYIIESILPKQSRDLIYDKWRDDKILFERNSFIAKIYQDFIDEQSDENFAKVIIANYLLESLYFYNGFNFFYLLASRNKMVGTSDIIRLINRDELSHVVLFRSIVKEIKNDYPEFFSAETIYSMFKTAVEQEIAWTEHIIGNRVLGITSQTTEAYTKWLANERLKSLGLEPLFSGFNKNPYKHLERFADTEGEGNVKSNFFEGTVTSYNMSSSIDGWEDF
- a CDS encoding ribonucleoside-diphosphate reductase subunit alpha, which encodes MVMERRKVINRDNIVEDLNIEKIREKLLRACDGLEVNMVELESNIDSIYEENITTQKIQASLINTAVSMTTFEESDWSYVAGRLLMIEAEREVYHSRGFSYGDFSKTIRKMVELGLYDERLLSYTEEELHQITQLIDINRDMVYDYAGANMFVNRYLIKHDGKTYELPQETFMAISMMLALNEKKGETRVEIVKEFYNALSLRKLSLATPILANLRIPHGNLSSCFITAIDDNIESIFYNIDSIARISKNGGGVGVNVSRIRAKGSMVNGYYNASGGVVPWIRIVNDTAVAVNQQGRRAGAVTVALDTWHLDIETFLELQTENGDQRGKAYDIYPQVVCSNLFMKRVKNNETWTLLDPYEIRKKYGIELCELYGYEFENLYEKIENDPNIKLKKVLSAKELFKSIMKTQLETGMPYIFFKDRANEVNHNSHMGMIGNGNLCMESFSNFKPTINFIEEEDGNTSIRKSEMGEIHTCNLISINLAELTSEELEKHVALAVRALDNTIDLTVTPLKESNKHNLLYRTIGVGAMGLADYLAREYMIYEESINEINEIFERIAVYSIKASALLAKDRGAYKAFKGSKWDQGIFYGKKREWYDTNSKFKDEWNEAFYLVETNGLRNGELTAIAPNTSTSLLMGATASVTPTFSRFFIEKNQRGAIPRTVKHLKDRAWFYPEFKNVNPISYVKIMAKIGSWVTQGVSMEMVFDLNKDIKAKDIYDTLMTAWEEGCKSVYYIRTIQKNTNNISDKEECESCSG